A region from the Gossypium hirsutum isolate 1008001.06 chromosome A08, Gossypium_hirsutum_v2.1, whole genome shotgun sequence genome encodes:
- the LOC121205021 gene encoding uncharacterized protein, which translates to MGKLISDIEDRVKLIRDWLKEASDRQKSYADLKRKEIEYTVGDYVFLKYRSNPSNIVSVEEIEVGPNLTIEEELVQILDRDVKVLRKKSVPLVKVLWHNHDSEEATWEPKEAMR; encoded by the exons atgggca AATTAATTTCTGATATAGAAGATAGAGTGAAACTGATTCGAGACTGGttaaaggaagcatctgataggcagaagtcttatgcagacttgaagcGTAAAGAGATCGAGTACACTGTCGGGGATTATGtctttctcaag TACCGTTCTAATCCCTCAAACATTGTATCAGTTGAAGAAATTGAGGTTGGACCTAATTTGACTATCGAAGAAGAACTGGTACAGATATTGGATCGTGATGTTAAGGTGTTAAGAAAGAAATCTGTTCCACTGgtcaaagtgctttggcataATCACGATTcagaggaagccacgtgggagcctAAAGAGGCGATGCGATAG